One Helianthus annuus cultivar XRQ/B chromosome 7, HanXRQr2.0-SUNRISE, whole genome shotgun sequence genomic region harbors:
- the LOC110868584 gene encoding uncharacterized protein LOC110868584 produces the protein MADWGPVFVAVVLFILLTPGLLVQIPGRNRVVEFGNFQTSGVSILVHSVIYFALICIFLLAVGVHMYLG, from the coding sequence ATGGCGGATTGGGGACCGGTGTTCGTGGCGGTTGTTTTATTCATATTGCTAACGCCGGGATTGCTAGTTCAGATTCCGGGGCGTAACAGAGTGGTGGAGTTTGGTAATTTTCAGACGAGTGGTGTTTCGATTTTGGTTCATTCGGTGATCTATTTTGCTCTTATTTGTATCTTCTTGTTAGCCGTTGGGGTCCATATGTACCTTGGTTAA
- the LOC110868585 gene encoding protein transport protein Sec61 subunit gamma, whose product MDALDSVFEPLREFSKDSYRLVKRCHKPDRKEFSKVAVRTAIGFVVMGFVGFFVKLIFIPINNIIVGSV is encoded by the exons ATGGACGCTCTAGATTCAGTTTTCGAGCCACTGAGAGAGTTCTCAAAGGACAGTTATCGTCTAGTCAAGCGATGCCACAAGCCTGATCGCAAAG AATTCTCCAAGGTTGCTGTTCGTACGGCTATCGGATTCGTTGTGATGGGATTCGTAGGGTTTTTCGTTAAGCTTATCTTCATTCCGATTAATAACATCATTGTCGGATCTGTTTAG